Genomic segment of Canis aureus isolate CA01 chromosome 16, VMU_Caureus_v.1.0, whole genome shotgun sequence:
ACATATGGGCCTTAAACCTCAGTCCCCCTGTGGCACGTGGGGACTGGACCGGGGGTGCTGCAGTCCCCGAGTCCAGTGTCAGAGAGAAGAGGAGACCCAATGTGCCCCAAAGGGAGTTAGGCAGCTGTCGGTGCAGGGATGGGGTGCCGAGGGGCCGTGAAGTGCAGGAACCAGTGGAGAGATGGCTGTTGCTCTGGAGCTGGCCCAAGTGTCCACTGGAGGCCCTGTATCCGTAGCCTGCCCACCTCTAGCTCTACGGCAGGTGCCAGGGTGGACATGAGTCCTTAGTTGGTGCCAAGAGCAGGTGCTCACAGCGGCTCTGGCTTTGTAGGTGGAGGTGCACTCGCTCTGCTGCTGGTACAAGAACCTGCTGTAGCTCACCGGGTGGCAAGCGCTCCTGTGCCTGCGCCAGGTCTCCCTGTGGGGCTGAGGAGACGCTGGCTGTAGGTGCAGCTGGCCTCCTAACCCTGGTGCACACTTGGCTCAGGCTCTGGAGCTCCTGAGGAAGGCGCTAGGGCAGGAAATGGAAGCACCTCTAGCTCTGGAGCGGGCTCTGGTTCCGTAGCTGCTTCTGCAGCTGCatcgggctgggggggggggggggttcaccAGCGCTGGTACAGTGGCCTGGTCTCCATCTGTAGGTGGTGCTGAGGCAGCAAGAGGAGAGAACATCACCAACCTGGCTGCCTCTCCATGTGCCCTCTCTAGGAAAACCCCCTCAGCCTTCCCCGGCAGCGCTAGGGCTGGTTCTAGAATTGGCTCTCCATCTTGGGCTGGCTCTTACTCTGGCAATGGTGCCAGAATGGGTGGGAGAACTGGTGGGGGAGATGGTTTTGGCTCTGCAATTAAGGTCAGAGCTTCTTTTACCTTTGAGGGGGTCCGGGATAAGCTGGAGAGGCTGCATTCTCTGAGGTGAAATAACGGTGTCTTTGAGCTAATTCCATAGCTGCCTAGAGCCCAGAGTTGGTGCAAGTTCTGGTGCTTTAGATCGTTCTAAACCATAGCTGACAACAGCGCTGGCTCCGCTCCACAGCTCATGCAAAGTCTGGTGCTGGAGATGCTCTAGCTCTCTCTCCTGTACTTGCTGACTGTGGGTGAGATGCTGACCCGTAGGTCAGGCTGTAgccctgagggcagggagggggtctGGGGTGCACCTCTTCTCCCAGGGGCAGACACGTTGCTGCTGCGGGcacaggtgggtggatggatgagcacaaggaacagagagaggaaggagctgaGGGTTTCCAAGGACTGGGCTGGGGAAGAAATGGGCAGGGAGCGCTTCTGGGTCAGGGTATACTTTGGGGACTGAGATATTCCGGAACAATGTTCTGTGATGTGGTGGCACAGcgttgtgaatgtacttaatgctcatgatttccttaattaaaaacaccaaattttatttaaaacaaataatgtatACTGTATAAGacgtgaaaaaataaaataacttttaaatgtaCCAGAGAGAAAACATAAAGGAGGACGGGATGAAACATTCTGTCCAGGCCTAGGGGTGGGGCTTTCCCTGCACAGTTTCAGGCTCTCCCCGCACAGGTGCCAGCTCTCCCTGCACAGGTGCCAACTCTCCCTGCACAGGTGGCGGCTCTTCTTGTACAGGTGGCTGCGCAGACATAGACCATAGCTCAGAGGGGCCTGGGTCTGCTCTGGGGTCCAGGCAAAGCCCGCTCCTCCTGATTGTGTCCCAGCCCCACAGGAAGGTTGAAAAGAATGGAGTCACACCTTGTCCCTTGGGGACACACACATCCAGGGGCCCCCAGTAGGTTTAAGTTCAGGTCTCGGGGCTTTGTCTGCGCCTATGTGCTGGGCAGTCCCCACCGTGGCTCCCAGCATTCCGAGTCCTCAGGGACATCCCTGTGGAATCCCATCCCCTCCAGGGTGGATGGTCTGGGGGACTGGGCTCTAATTGAGGGAATAGGGCCGGGTGATGGGATGTCATTTCCAGGCTGATTGAGGAATATCTGTGATGTCTCCTGGTTCCCTCTCTCCTGTGTTCATTCTTTGTCTCTGACTCtgagtgtctgtgtgtctctgatccAGTGCTCTGGAGAAGCGAGACCAGATAGTATGACCTGCCCTGGGAGACCCCAAGTGCAAAAAACCTACAGAGGGTCCAGGCTAACAGACAGAAAAGTCTTGAGACCCCCACTGAAACCCAAATCTTGCCAATAGCAGGTGGGTGCTCTCAGAGACAGACCCTGCCCCAGTCGAACCTGAGTGGAGGCTGCAACCCCGGCCTCCTGGGGGCCCTGGAGGCAGaggctcccagctgagctgaGCCGGGATTCTGCTCGTGAGTACTGAGTTAGGCTCATGTGTTTGTGTGGACTCTGGAGGACTTGCGGCATGCCACAGTCAGTTCTCGAGCTGTGCAAAAGGGCACCTAGGGTGTGGAGACCCTGTCCCTCAGGGGGCTGATAGCCAAGCTCTAATAAGGAAATCTCTAGAAAGGGGCTGTGGCCTCAGGAACTGTGGCTTCTGGCAGCTGGAAAGAAAGGGACTGGCATCCACAGAAAGCCCAGTGCTTCAAAGAGCAGTGTTGACAACAGCACTGAAGGAAATGTGCATGGTTCCGAAGGTCTTGCCCTGCACAGGCGTGCCCCCCAGTGCCTGCCCCCGAAGCGCTAAAAGCCACCTGAGTGGAAAGTCGGGGGAGGAGGGTCTCAGAGGGCGGAGCTTGAGAACAACAGACCGGGAGCCACTCAGGCTGCAAGCTTCAGGGAGCTCTCCTGTAGGAACCAGGCCCCCAGGCTGCCTCCACCGGACCCCAGAGCCGCTGTGGGGGTGACCGCCCTGCACCCCACACTGTGTGGTCTAGGGAGGCCTCTGTAGGTCACAGACCCCAGATGGCATCCTACTGCCCCCCATTAGATGGTATGAGGGGCCCCGGGGTGGAGGTGCATGAGGACCCCTGGCCTGAGCAGGGTGGTGCCCCCTGGGGGACTGGGCACAATGCTGTATACGTGGGTTCAGGGCAGAGCTTGTCACAGCCAGGAGCCTACAGTCTGTCCCACTAAGGATGCGCAGGACATCTCCCAGCCTCTTCAGGACTTCGGGTCTGGCTCTGCGACCTGCTTTGCTCAGCAACTGAAGCAGAAATGCCCATGTGCCTGTGCCGAGCCCTGCAGGCCGCTGTGCCCTCAGCGCTGTTGTGTCACATGCAAGACGCGGCCGTCCTCAGGGGCAGTGGGTGCAGGCAGTGGGCGGGGGCAGCAGAGCCCTCCGAACCAGTCACCTCCTGCCAACCCCAAAACGTCTGAGTGAGCTCTGTGAAGAACCACCCCGCTCCCCACAGTACCCCGCCAGCCCATGAGCCCACGCTGACCCCAGATGGGAAAGCCAGATACGTTTCTGCTGGTTCCCAGCACAGGGTCCCGTGGGTGGCGGTGCCCTGGTGACAGCAATCTGATTCAATCCTGTTTCCTCTGTGGGTGGCCCTAACCGCGCCTGGTGACTCCCGATGCCCAGCTCCTGCCTCGTTCTGTCTTCTGGGCACCAGCTCCCCCATGGGCTCCAGATCTATCCTCCAGCCTGCACCCGGTGCTCCCTCTCCTCACCTGAACCGCCCGtggcctgccttccctcccccacgCCTCACCCCTCTCTGCGGCCTTCCAAAACCAGTTGTTTCCCCTCTCAGGGAGGCCCTGCTCCCGCAGCCCCACCAAACTTACTTCTCTGCCACTTCTTCACCCCTCCTTTGAGCGTCCCTTCCCCcgagaagccctccctgacctctCCTGCCCCTTCTGGAGTGAGTCAGACCAGCCACTGTTTTGTTTGTCCAGACACGCTTCTCTGCAGTCTTGTGTGCAGGCAGCTGCATGCCTGTCCTGGAAGGCGTCAGCTCCCTGGAGCGGTGGCACCTATTTTGCTGACAGCCCTCTCCCCAGCAGCTGGCAATGTCAGTCCTGTCGCAGGCACTTATGAACGTTTGGCGAATAAGTGAGTGACTTCCTGAGAAAGTGCAGGACGTCAGGGGCACGGGGACTGGCGGCGCAGGCTCACTACAGAGAAGGCACGTGGATGGAGGACACTGGACCAGCCGTGCTCTATTTCGCAGCCAGTAAGGGTGGCAGCCTCTTTCCACCATGTAATCTGGGAGCATGAGCACAGCTGTCCCCGCTCAGCACCTGCCCCCCATCCCTGTCTCTTGATGATCATAAAGGATCCCTTTGGAGCTGACTTCACCCCCTCAATGGCCTGGGGTCATCAAATGCGTGTGAAGAAGCTGGTGGACGTGAGGACCTGCAGTCTTGGTCAGTGATCCCGAAGTCTAGAGGGCCCAACAATGACGCCCTGACGGAAAGGGCGAGTGGACGGCTTGATGGTGCTCAGGGCCGGATGGTGTGCGCACAGGAGGCTGCAGGAGGGAGACAGGTCCTGGGGGGCTGCTCTGCGGGGCCAGGCTGCTCACAGCAGGCCTTGGCTCTTCCTGGCATTGCAGGTGTGGGTTCAGGGCTCTGCAGAGGGCACAGCCGGGCAGCCACGGGGGCCAGACCAGGGGGAGTGCCTAGGGCAGGGACGGTGATGGGGGAGCTCCCCCGTGGGGCACACCTGTCaccctcccccctctgccccgAGAGTCCACTCTCAGGGGATGCATGGATGCCATGCGCGGTGTAGACCCACACAGAAGGACTCGTGGCTGCATGTTACCGTCTTTTGGGAGGACAGTCACACCATTTGCAAGCTCCAGAATCTCACATATGTCTACGAATTTTTTCATGCTCGGGAAGCTGGACATGCTCTGCCTGCCTGCAGTTGGGGAGTAGAATCCTGATGTCAGAAGTCATAGCTCCGAGCCACAGGCACTtgcagtgcccccccccccccccgccctgccccgagCTGGCAGGGCAGGGAAGCAAGGATGCTGCAGGGGAGGCAGCAGCGGGACCCATGGGGAGGTGTCCtcttgccccctccctgctcacacgGCCCCTCTGCTGTGctgcctcctcccccaacccctccctggACAGACCCTCGTGGCTGCCCCTTGCCCTCCACCTCCTGTCCCTGCTCCCCgatcctgccttcagcctgggatgtgGACGGGCTCTGTCTCCATGCGGGTGGCCAGTCCCACTCTTGGTCTCTCACCCCCTGGGCTCCTCCTCTGCACTGGCCTCCCCCACTTACCCCTGCTGTGGCCCTGCCTATGTGGTCTCCCCACAGGACCCTGCTTGCTGCCACCTCCCACTTAAACCCCTGCCCAGCCCCGCCATCTGCGTGCACCACAAGGGCCATGCCCCCAGCTGCTGGGAGTGACAGCGGGAGGTGTCAGGGCCTTGGGAGGTGTGTGGGGTCAGCGGGGTGCCCTGATGGGATTTGTGTGCTtgtaggaagaggaagagagcaggGCGCTCTCCCCGACTCCACACAGTGAGAGGGCAGCCGTCTGTCCACCGATCAGGCTCACTGAGCTGTGAGAATCCATGTCCCTTGTGGGCGCTGCACGGCCTGTGGCACTGCGATGCAgagctcccctcctgcccctcccctgagctGGTCGCTCCTCTGTCCCCCATGACCCCGATGTCACTGCTGGACTCACTGAAGAACAGCAGGGTCCTGGAGGCGTGGCCAGCTCGGCCCAGGCGCACGTAGACCACACCAGAGCTGTAGTCGGTAGACAGCACGTGGAAGCCCTCCACCCCCTTCACTGGCCAGGAGAGAAGCACAGGGCCTCCCCTCAGGCCTACATGGGGccgaccccccaccccacccccaggccaagGCTCCTGGGCCCCGTgggccccccacccaccttccagGGGTCTGTGGCCATGAGGCTGTGGACGCTCCCACCCTGGTCACCTCTCCGTGCCCCAGGCTGTCATACGCACAGGTGTTCCTGAACATGGCCTTTTTCCTATCTTTCCGCAGAATTACCGTGTGTGCCTGGCACCCCTGTGACCTAGGGGGCAGGCAGGAGCCCTTTGTTGCCTCTTTTTGTGGAACGTTCCAGCTTGGATCAGGGCCAGTCCCCCCAGCTTAGGAAACCCTCCAAACACCCTCTGTCCACCAGGGACCCCGTGTACTGTGCTGGCCTCTCCCAAAATCAGGCCTTGAATTTTAGGGGCAGGACAGGGTTCAGGGCAGCAGGGACCATCCCCATTAGATTTCCAGATGACCCTGGGTCTGCCCCGCCCCGCACTCCCTCCCCCTGTTGGATGGGGAGATGGCCCAGGCTGTTTGTGTCCAAGGCTCTGTGAGGGCTGCGCCAAGCACCCTGTCCCGTCTGCTCACCGGCTGAAAGCCAGCACCACCCTCAGCTGGCCGGCTTTGTGGACCTTCACCAAGGATGCCCCAAGCTTCCTCCGCTCTCTGCCTGGCAAGAATCCCTGGTCATCAGAGGCGACAGCCAGAATGTACCAGAAGCCTGAAAACTGTGGAGAGCATGCTGGGGAAGCTGTCCCTTCCCAAGCCCCCAGCCAggcccccaggagcccagggcacaGGGGCCCTGGCTGCTCACCCAGGCCTAGGCAGGCAGATGACACActggccagggccctgggggctgggctGTGGACACTGTGTGCTCTAACTTCCTTCCAGCTCGGCCCTGCAGCGCTGTCCCCCTGACTTCTTGCCACAAACCCACAGTCCCTGGCACCCCCGCAGTCCACTCAGCCGGATCTTCGGCCGCCCTCACCAGAACCTTCCAGCCACTGGTGATCTTTTTATTCCAGAACAGGCTCTGCTCATTCTACCTCTGCCTACCTGGCAtctccaggtgcccccaggctgCATCTGCCTGGGGCCCTCTGCCCGACCCATCCTGTAGGGCCATCAGCTCCCTGGGTGAGGCCAGGGTGACAGACCCACTGGGCTGGCCAAGGCCTGTGCCAGAAACTCCTGCCAGCCTCGAGGTACTGCCCGCCATCCCAGGATAGCCTTTTAAAGATTGTCAGAGAGTGATCTTCCAGCTGGCACACATGCTGCGTCCCAGCCCCGATGGCCATGGTGTCTGGCTTGGAGACGACGGGCACAAGGCTCACCTTGTTCCAGTTGAGGATGTGGGACTCCCTGGGCAGCTGCTCCTGTGGCTGGGAACCTGTCGCCAGCACAAGGGCCGAGAGCAGCCCGGACAGCAGGCTCCCAGGCCCCATCTTCACCCTCCTTCCTCGGCCACTGGGGCACTGAGTATAAATCTCCCCACCCACTGACCCTGAGCCCGCCGTGGGTGTCCAGCCAACCCAGAGCCTTGCACCAGCCTGTGGTGAGCCAATTGGAGGGACAGGGGCTTTGGACCCGTTTCTGGCCCAGGTGCTCAGCCTGCCCAGTGCTGCCAAGGTCACCCCCCAGGGCCTCGGGGCACCATGAGAGACCCCTGGGCCTCCCATCCTAGCCCCTGGAAGAGAGGCCCATGGCCAGGGAGTGTCACTGTGAGTCACTTCACAGGgatccttttctttaaaaaaaaaaaaaaaaaagattttatttattcatgagagacacagaggcagggacacaggcagagggagaagcaggctccattcagggagcctgatgtgggactcgatcccaggactccaagatcacgccctgggctgaaggcagatgctaaactgctgagcgacccagggatcccccacagggATCCTTGGATGTGAGGAGCAGGAGCACGTAAAGACAAGGCTCGGATGGCGCCAGCACCAACCAGGGCTGTCCTCCCCCTGACCTGAGCGGGTGCTGATTACAGGCCACTgagcgtgcatgtgtgtgcgtgtgcacacgtgtgtgcatgtgtgcatgcgtgtgtatgcgtgtgtgcaaGCGCACATTCTAATGTATGTACacgcccaccccctccccaggcaccGCACCTCTCCTATGGCCGGACTTCTGCCAGGACTTGAGGCAGGGCCCCACCAGACCACAGGAGGACCTAGGGCTCAGGTCTTCGGGAATCATGCCCCGTACCCTTGCTCCAAAGCCTCAGGCTGGGACAGCTGTGCTCTGTGCCCTGGACACCGGGGCCCCCCAGCCAAGCTCCCTGGTGGGCACCATGCCCACTTCCATCAGCCTGCACCTGTCCAAACTCCACAGGGTGTGCTCTGACTCAGATCATCCTCCTGTCAGCCCAGGGACTGCAGCAACTTCCGTGAGGAGCGGCtgtccccagcccaggccccactCCTGAGTCCCCCAAAGGGATTCTGTTGAGGGACACAAGCACAGCACAGCCACCCTGCCTCAGAGCTGGCTCTGCACCACGTGTCCCGCCATCAGTGGGCCTACCCCACCCATCCTCCTCGGTCTGCACCGACTGGAGCCCCAAGAGGGCAGTGCCCCAGCTGACATTGCTGTCCACCCTTGGCACACAGGAGAGAGGCATCTGCAGGGGTTTGTGGAGTCATTTTATTGGGAAATGCAGTGAGAGTCCCTGGCAGCAGTCTGCCCCACACCCAACACCCAGGCGGCCGAGCAAGGAGGCCAGCGCCCAGCCAGCCTCACCAGAACGCGTCAGGCACGGGCCTCCCAGGACTTCGAAGCACTCACTGAAAACCAAGAAGAGCACTGGGGGACCCTAAGTTCTCCCCCGAGGGGTGTCTgcccccacccaggtccccttCAAGGCTGCAGAGctcggggggagggggtgggatcTGGGTGATGCTCAGGAAAGCGGCTTACCTGGAAGACCTTGTGCACACAGGTGACTAGGGGGCAAGAGAAGCCATGAGGATGTTTGGGCCTCGCCTGGCACCCCCAGCACCTGGGACGGGGTCTGTCCACAGCCTCCCCTGATAGGATGCTGGCCCCTAAGCATTGGGCGACACTCACGGTCCCGCTGCAGAGACGCCTGCTGCTGGGACAGGAAGCCCAGGCCCCAGCTCCACCTGGTGAAGAGGCCCATGGCCTCCTGGCTGGCCAGTTCTGTCCGGCCTGCGGGACAGAAGGGGAGCTCTCGCCACATGTGCCCCCATGCCCCAGCCACCCCCCCTGCCACCTGAGGCTCTGGAGCCCCTCTCCGCCCTGAACCCTGGGGGATGTGGCTGCCCGTGGTCTCCGCCTTACTGTACAGCTCCACGGTGCTGAAGGCCTCGTCTTTGAACTCCAGCTGGGTGAACACGATGGCATAATCCCTGAAGTTGGTGCCCAGCACACGGTAGTCCAGAATGCCTAGGGCTGGGGAACACGTACCCCCGAGGGCAGCACCTGATCTCACCAGAGCGCCATCCAGCAGAGCACTCCCGGGCATTGTCCCCTGGTCCCCAGAGCCAGCTCACCGGGACCTCAGGGACAGGTGGCCGGCGGGCAAGTGCCTCACACCCCTAGTCCTGTCCCACCTCAGAGGGAGGCCCGGGGTCCCAGCTGGGCACGCTAGGTCGAGGCCTCCATCCTCAATATCAGGCTCAAACCTCTGACCAAATGAGTCCTTTCACTTCCTCGAGGAAGTCTGAGGGAGGGACTTGCCCGCTGCCCTTCCCACAGTACCCCTGCGGCAGAACCCACCAGGGACGGCCAAGGAGGCAAGCGCATCCCCACGGCCTGCGTGAGCCCATGGGCGCTGGCTCCTTACCGGGGTTCTCAAACACCCATCCCGAGTTCTGTCTGAGCAGCTCCACCACGTTCACGTCACACCTCTCCAGCCTGGGAAACACATCGCCCACACTCAGGACCGGGAGCCGCAAGGGCACTGCCACTGGGACCTGGAAGCCTTGTCTCACGAATCCAGCCTAGGCTGAGAGTGAGCACGACAGCCCTGCACAGTGCGAATCGCGCCCTTCCACCTCCCAGGAGGCCTCCCACACCGCGGCCACAGGAACCGCACAGAAAGGGGCCTCAGACAGACACAGGGTCGCCTGCAATTTGGAGCAGAGACGCGGCCTCCAAAGGGGCCAATGTTCCCCTCCAAAGGGGCCAATGTCCCCCCGA
This window contains:
- the LCN6 gene encoding epididymal-specific lipocalin-6 isoform X2 — encoded protein: MCAGMNISGRMRGVLLTAFVALVSLPRTRAVWLGRLDPKQLLGSWYILAVASGEKGFALEKATKNIEGVVVSLTPENNLKLLSSRHRLERCDVNVVELLRQNSGWVFENPALGILDYRVLGTNFRDYAIVFTQLEFKDEAFSTVELYSRTELASQEAMGLFTRWSWGLGFLSQQQASLQRDLTCVHKVFQVSRFPEHHPDPTPSPRALQP
- the LCN10 gene encoding epididymal-specific lipocalin-10 isoform X1, translated to MGPGSLLSGLLSALVLATGSQPQEQLPRESHILNWNKFSGFWYILAVASDDQGFLPGRERRKLGASLVKVHKAGQLRVVLAFSRSQGCQAHTVILRKDRKKAMFRNTCAYDSLGHGEVTRVGASTASWPQTPGSSGVVYVRLGRAGHASRTLLFFSRQSMSSFPSMKKFVDICEILELANGVTVLPKDASCAHTIRP
- the LCN10 gene encoding epididymal-specific lipocalin-10 isoform X2, yielding MGPGSLLSGLLSALVLATGSQPQEQLPRESHILNWNKFSGFWYILAVASDDQGFLPGRERRKLGASLVKVHKAGQLRVVLAFSRSQGCQAHTVILRKDRKKAMFRNTCAYDSLGHGEVTRVGASTASWPQTPGSEGGGGLPRAVYRLQLWCGLRAPGPSWPRLQDPAVLQQAEHVQLPEHEKIRRHM
- the LCN10 gene encoding epididymal-specific lipocalin-10 isoform X3, yielding MGPGSLLSGLLSALVLATGSQPQEQLPRESHILNWNKFSGFWYILAVASDDQGFLPGRERRKLGASLVKVHKAGQLRVVLAFSRSQGCQAHTVILRKDRKKAMFRNTLKGVEGFHVLSTDYSSGVVYVRLGRAGHASRTLLFFSRQSMSSFPSMKKFVDICEILELANGVTVLPKDASCAHTIRP
- the LCN6 gene encoding epididymal-specific lipocalin-6 isoform X1 is translated as MCAGMNISGRMRGVLLTAFVALVSLPRTRAVWLGRLDPKQLLGSWYILAVASGEKGFALEKATKNIEGVVVSLTPENNLKLLSSRHRLERCDVNVVELLRQNSGWVFENPALGILDYRVLGTNFRDYAIVFTQLEFKDEAFSTVELYSRTELASQEAMGLFTRWSWGLGFLSQQQASLQRDRECRPMLRGQHPIRGGCGQTPSQVLGVPGEAQTSSWLLLPPSHLCAQGLPGKPLS
- the LCN6 gene encoding epididymal-specific lipocalin-6 isoform X3 — protein: MCAGMNISGRMRGVLLTAFVALVSLPRTRAVWLGRLDPKQLLGSWYILAVASGEKGFALEKATKNIEGVVVSLTPENNLKLLSSRHRLERCDVNVVELLRQNSGWVFENPALGILDYRVLGTNFRDYAIVFTQLEFKDEAFSTVELYSRTELASQEAMGLFTRWSWGLGFLSQQQASLQRDLSASKSWEARA